The genomic region caaataattcaaataaaactcTCAATCAAAATTTTAATCTAGCTTAATAAAACACTTCTCTAAACTATCTCATTGACAAGTCAAAAAGCTAATAGGTTGATAAGCTctgcttttaatattttaatattttagatcATGTCATAGACATctggcctgtagccagcctggtgaataGGTTGGTCTTTTTGCGGCTATATGCCTCATTTAGGCTACTATTTAATAATGAGatttttaaatactgcattttagtgacattttaagcactgttaTAGCTAAAATAGACTGTTGGATAATCATCATAACCAAAAAAAGTGCATCTGAAAATtcttggataacaacaatagccaaaattaaattcattttactgAAGGTTACTTATGTTGCTTGACACCCTTTCATTGGTTATTTTTTTGtgccaagatttagaataaaatttacttgtaaaatgtttcctacatttaaaaagaatacagtAGCGATCGATGACTTCACTGACGTCATATTGTATtccttgcacagctggatgttggactcatgaaaaataataatttgcattATCCAAAACTGATCAGATGAAGTTACACTGAAGCGACAGCCGATAGAgtattccacttggtcttaaaacctctttcgatgggttattttcactatttatgatggcatagcagtcaaaataggacaaatgagctcatgtatgggacaaattctagtgaagggtgggtctttcgaaccacccaaaccaccccctggctatgggcctggaGATGTGCTGCATCTTTTAGTTTACATTCTTACGTGGAAATGGAAAAGGTAATGTTTTTAACACACcactgtaatacttttgaaaatagatttttttactcATCTTGGCCTCTATAAAAGGATTCTGATTGGTCCTCTTCAGCTCATTTGAAGTAGGCCTGCTGACTGGCTCACAAATACagaaatttacaaaatacagtttaagagattgatttagatttttgttttagattttttttaatttaaatttttaaacctaaaaaaaaaaaaaaagacttaatgtaaataagttgccaCAGAATAAAATTATGTGATTATCTGACTAAAATGTCAGATAAAGACACTCAGCTGTATATAATGACTAttctctattatagatcagtgcacAGAGCCTTTTTTAAATCCACGGTGACGTTATTGGGTTAACCGAATGAAGCCTTTCAGTGAAACAGCTCTCTCTTGTGGTCTCATGTGGAATGACAGGTGAAAGTATGGCTAGTTTCTGAAGTTTGGTTTGTGCAGGAGGATGAGCTGTTGTCTTTGGCTCGGTCTCTGCTGTTGGCGTGGTCTGATCCGCTCGCCCTGCTCTCCTCTGAGGCGTCCAGTCTGGCACATCCAGAACGCAACACCATTAACAGCAAGACCAAAGAGCTGCAggacaacatcaacagtctggGAGCAGGCCTGGAGCACGTCGTACACAAGGTGATGGACTGCATATATGGAGAATGGGGGATTTATTATGCCAATTTGGACTAAATGTGAATGATTTCTTGATCATTTGGATTTGAGGTTGATTTATTTTATACTCACCAATGTGTTTTCGTTTCTACAGATGGGCTCATCCTCTGACAACCTGTCCACTCTCCCGTTTTACGGCAATAACCTTGGTCAAGATAAAACGGCTCGACTTATCAATTTCCACTTCCTGCTGTCCTGCTTCCGCAGAGACTCCCACAAAATTGACAGTTTCCTCAAAGTCCTCCGCTGTCGGGCAGCCAAGAAGAGGCCTGAGATGTGCTAGAGTGAAAACACTGCTCTCTGCTGCTCTCTGTGtgaatgttaatttaaaatagcAGAGCAGAGAGTGCTTCAAAATGATTCATTTCAATCACATAGCAAAATATACTCTCTTTATTGTTTGTTTGGAAGATGTAGATATTTCATTAATTATATAATTGACCTTCTTATATACTTGCAAAAATATAGATTGTACTGCACTGTCCCCATAGATAAAAGTTcactttaaagaaataaaataattactagGCCATTGAAACATCTTCATGCAATAATACTGTGTGATAAATACATGCACAGTGAATATTGAAGTTCTGACCACAGTTTGATAAGACATTTGTATATTAAGTGACTACAATGTATTTATTATGAGAAATATTCTTAAGCACATGTATTTTAACATCATCTTCTGTAATGTGATATTTAAAGCTCTGCACCAATGTCAATAAATTTCTATCATGCATGTTCAGATTGACTCATAAAACTCACGAACAACACATTTACACATGTGGAAGAACACAGTGAAGACTTTCCAATACCcatctttaaatgtaaattattttatattttatttactttgagAACTAaagtaataaaacagtaaaaaataaacaatgtacaAACGTGtaaaactaaaatctaaaataaaaaatacggaAAATATGaaactgaaaagaaaacaattaaataataaatgttcattgtttattgattaatgttgttttaatacACAAAATTGGGAAGAATACAGAAAATTTTATTACGGCTGCGAAAAACACATCAATTGAAATGCacatatatataaagtttttgtAAAGACAAAAAGGGATGGTGTTGAATTACTATAGCATAAGATGGGTCCAAATTTCCTGAAGCCAAGCCAAATCTGAATGACAAGCACATGCACAACTGTCAGAAGTGCCATCTAAAGCCAAGATCTATCAGCCAACATTTCTAAAATGACAATGTCAGAGAATGGTTACAGCCGAAACCATGATCATCCTTAAAGACTGTATCTCATCCCAACCATGCCATTCTCCACAATAAGAAACCTCTTTTATAAACATTTCACTTTCACAATGTGTACTGAAAACACTGTGCTATTGTTGAAAAGAGCACCTGCTGTAAGTTATATTTTGAACTAAATTATTTGAAACttgtacaaatatataaaaaaaaacatataaaccaTGACCAAGCAACACAATGGGTAGTTATTAACACCAAACCCTAACTGCAGCCCTCAGTTTAGAACTATGCATGCAGAAAACATTCAAGGGGTGAAGCGAGTGATGCAAAGAAGAAAACCATGTCTAAAGATGTCAAAGTACAGCAGAGATTGCCAAAAGCACTTTTAGAATCAAGAGATTATAGTTAGGGATGTTAGTCTGCAAGTGTGGAGAAAAGATGTGCGGGTGAGGGTGTTGTAATTCTCTGTTTATTAAAGATAATTATTTTGGATACTTTGAAAATGCAAATCAACCAAAATGAGTTGAAGCAAGAAGAAACAGGAAGCATTACGTGCTCAGGTTGATGAACGTCAATGAAAAACTGATCATAAGAAGCAAAAACTGAATGGGTCTAGACTGTAAACTGAAAGACTAAAGTTAGAACAGCAGAAGAAAGACATTGAAAGAAATAATGAACCAAGAATGCCCCTGCTGGAAAAACAGAAGCAGAAGGCTGAAGCTGAAACAGAAGAAATGATAAAGaaaaatctcaaaaagcataaaTGCAAAATTTCATAAATGAAGTTTCAGATTACCATTATGGTAAAATTGGTACAAAAGTCACTGTAAATATGCTgcaataaaactattttattgatcAAGATTTTTTTGTGTGGTGTTAAGCAACATATAATCCGCCACGTTCATAATTcagatttaaacattttaaactatattaatacaattattaaatttCCTTAGTTTCAGGAATTCACGCAAAATAAGCCAAGTAGAAAGATCAAAACTTACATTTAGGTAGATTCACTTTAATGCAATTATTTTTGTCTTAATCTCAGACACTAACATAAATAATTATCAATACTTACTTCAAAGTAAGACTTCTGTGCAGCCGAGATACACAACTTTACATcacaaaattattttgaaaatcctAAAATGTCCAATGTTGTTcatacaaatgaaaacaaataaaaggtttatGACTGTTACCTCATTATGCTCTGAAAAACAGGCTGCGGCTGGTACACAAAAATACTATGCTTACAATTTTGCACTAAACAAAAGTACAGCAAAACTAATAACCCTCCTAAGCGCATTTAAAGGACAATTATAGTGGGTGGGCAGTTCATAATTTGCCAGTTACACCCACAGCAACTTCCCCTTTCATAAAGCATACCGTTTCTAACATTAAGGATTAGAATAACTTTGATATTCAGATACATACTCCTATATAAAGTAAGTTACCAtacagaaaatgtacattttaaaaagactGAAGTCAACCAATGaggtttaatgtttttttatttcaaaaaaaaagaaagaaaataaaacacttcCTAGACAAATGTCTGCCTGATAACAATCCACACCAGTGCTAGACATCAGACGCAAACTTGAATCCCTccacaaaaacactgtagtacACAGCAACACAGAGAAGATCAACAAACGTGAAGTTACCCAAACACAGGAAATGCATCACCTTTCAATAAAAGCATTTCAATGGAAAATTTAATCTGAAGGTTTTCTTCAGTGGAATTATAATATTGTAGTTCTGGGTCTGAGAAACTTAGTTAAGTGCTTACAGTGCAAAGAGCAGCAGATAAGCTTAAACTAAACCGTCGTCAGATGAAATTTGTCCTAGATGAGATTTAAAAAGATCAAAAGATCTACAAGAGTGCTTATTAACACAGTCTATGAGTTGTACAGAAGATTACTGCACCACCTCAAATGACACAATATTATCCTCCGACTGGGTCATTGCCAcaagtacttatttaaaaaaaaaaagaagaagatggACAAAGGAGCACAGCGGAAATTAAAACAGTTACTCCTCAGACTAATGGCATGTTATAGAGGCGCCCTCTAGTGATGGTCCAAGACAACTGCCTTCCAgtacagacagaaaaaaaaaaaaaattacaaaacataaTTCGGCAAGTAACAGGGCAGAGTTTCAGTCCACAGTCAAACATGACAACAGGTTTTACCTACATGGAAAATGCTGGCATTACCAGATGGAATATCAAAAGATATGGCTGATTTGCTTTTTTGTCACCAACATAGACATGCTGGCATGGCAGgggagggaaaaaaaatcataataatcatacatGAATGACATGTCTCAGATGCAGACAGAGGGCAAAAAGAGCAGTTGcaagtgtgtgcatgcgtgtatgAACTCAAGAAATCCTTTTCCAGATGGTGCACCTAAATTTGGAAAAGGCAGGGCCAAAAAGGTTTTACACACAAgatagaaaacaaacaaacagtaaaatcTGCCATGTTTAGTCCCCTCGTGCACATTACAAACAAATTCCAGAGTCCACTTACAAAACAAATTCTAAATCCTCCATGTCAGACAACATTCTGCAAAACAATATCTCTAAAACTGTGCAGTCATGGAACAAAGGGTCATGGTTTAACACACAGGCATACACTGCTCTCTTGATTTGCTCCATACATGTGCACTGATGCTAATGGAAACTAGCGCATTCTGTACTCTGATGTCTTGGACACCTCACAAAGTTGACCCTTGAAGTCGATGTCGACAGTAAAGTCCAGGTCTCTCTGTAGGGGAGAGGaaaaaaatacatctttaaattataataattataagagTGTGAACAGTATTGAAGATCAGTAGAGCTGCAGCAACACGGACAACTTCTAGTACaggtttcatttaaaatgaaGACAATAAAATGTACAGATGCACCGATAGCACTATTCTTGGCCGATTCAGACTTTTTTGGTATGTGTGACTTGCTAATAATACTGGTTTTTGCAGTATATTTTagacattattatacaatataaaataaattctgGATATAAAAGCACAGCATTTTTCATTTGCATTCTTAAAACAAATATTAGCGTTTAACCCAAACCAACATGTGCAATTTTCCACTGTAACTAACTTTTGCTCAAGTTTCTTATTTCACAAAAATCCAAAGATTATATATGCTTACCAAATATGCTTTAATACATGTATTTTTTGtaccattatattattattttatagacaTGCATCTTCTGATCATTTTGAATCTTAAGAGCAAATGCTAACTTagctaataaatgaaaaaaaaaaaaggtcctcTCTCTGAAAGCAATTATGACTTGCGTATAGAAGAAAATTTTACTCAAGCAACAAAACCTATTTTTGGGGGAGgaactataaaaaaattaaattaaaaaaggctaataatttttatgGGATTGGTGAAGACAACTccaagaaattattaaaataaaaggaGCTAGGGCTGTGCATTATGTAAGGGATATTAATAATAActccttacatttatacagcgCTTTACACACAGGGGGaatttcctcatccaccaccagtgtgcaacatccacctggatgacacgccGGCAGCagttttgcgccagaccgcacaccagctgattggtggagaggagacagtgtgatgaagccaattatggatgtggagggttaggaggccataatggacagaggccagtgggcagatttggccaggatgccggggttaaacccctacactttttcgaagaacatcctgggatttttaataaccacagagtcaggaccttagTTTTAACATCTCGTCCGAAAGacgagtccccgtcactatactggggc from Danio aesculapii chromosome 3, fDanAes4.1, whole genome shotgun sequence harbors:
- the prl gene encoding prolactin — protein: MAQGSRLCFAVAILMCVFVSINGVGLNDLLDRASQLSDKLHYLSTSLTNDLDSHFPPIGRGMMPRPSMCHTSSLQIPNDKDQAMKVPEDELLSLARSLLLAWSDPLALLSSEASSLAHPERNTINSKTKELQDNINSLGAGLEHVVHKMGSSSDNLSTLPFYGNNLGQDKTARLINFHFLLSCFRRDSHKIDSFLKVLRCRAAKKRPEMC